One Halolamina litorea genomic window carries:
- a CDS encoding antibiotic biosynthesis monooxygenase, whose amino-acid sequence MSEDDTVVRVWHGWTDPADADAYEAFLTDPDDGLLATMSGEGYLGYDLLRRDDGDEVEFVTQIRFADYDAVAAFAGENYESAHIPEPAQELLARWADEAKHYERRAIGRP is encoded by the coding sequence GTGAGCGAGGACGACACCGTCGTCCGCGTCTGGCACGGCTGGACCGATCCGGCGGACGCCGACGCCTACGAGGCGTTCCTCACCGATCCCGACGACGGACTGCTCGCGACGATGTCGGGCGAGGGGTATCTGGGCTACGACCTGCTCCGACGCGACGACGGCGACGAGGTGGAGTTCGTGACCCAGATCCGTTTCGCGGATTACGACGCCGTGGCCGCGTTCGCCGGCGAGAACTACGAGAGCGCCCACATCCCGGAGCCGGCGCAGGAGCTACTGGCTCGGTGGGCAGACGAAGCGAAACACTACGAACGACGGGCGATCGGACGGCCTTGA